One region of Bartonella alsatica genomic DNA includes:
- the addA gene encoding double-strand break repair helicase AddA → MTLFSIPEAALDAQAMATHPTTNVWVSANAGAGKTHVLSERVIRLLLNGTPPSRILCLTYTKAAAAVMQSRIFRTLSSWNEFDDTQLQKILSQLENKPINAQKLSYARQLFARALETPGGLKIQTIHAFCESLLHQFMLEANIAGHFELIDDINRKKLLQEARRQLLMHNDIQHALKQLLKVINENTFNQLLYEATQKQHELSDFLSSLLSENGEEQLRALFNLAPDDTNQRLLEKIQQTARLPLYALTHCQTYGKQNLKDIIAKFSQLETVCDETNIINIISNIYFKTTGEPRNFSRLYPKKSDEIWPFIQQMIEDKQSKLSVLLEKYKCVKIVTLNMAAFQLCATYLKIYDNLKKANGLLDFDDLIERTLCLLQRKGASQWVQYKLDHGLDHILLDEAQDTNPEQWQIIQLLAQEFFTGHSQRTNIRTLFAVGDEKQSIYSFQGAAPENFSANGRMIQKKAKQAKQKFEKVQLNYSFRSTADVLKSIDLVFETPENYKGLSAENTKTVHEAIRIHSPGDVILWDAISKETNEFPDDWCLAVDHLNTPEVRLAEKIAETIADWLQKGEMLPAKGRLMCASDIMILVRKRDQFVSALSRALKLRNIPVAGADRLQLTNHISVRDLMALARFVLQPQDDLSLACVLKSPLFSLSEEKLFQLAAHRTGSLWQSLCMHVSSHASFKYIFESLSKYRNLVDKMPVFEFYSHILNNDKGRQKILARLGSEANDVLDAFMDYTLTIQKTGLPGLQAFLEILSASKPEIKRELDQNHEEIRIMTIHAAKGLEAAVVFLVDPGSAIWHPQHAPHLLKVSLNNKQLSNQQGFIWHPNSEFNTKLSEKALAYLKKRAEEEYKRLLYVGMTRAEDRLFICGYSGERSSPDTWLQLVKKALKPHAVPIKGPAEDIAAWRYCITPSSSTPIYKAVSSAEGQTFPPLPDFFSHKLPAEPVLPKPLKPSVASLSIEAETEISSNQKSLSISPVLGETNTNRAFSIEYGNIVHRLLQHLPNCPSTQRRDYAQYYLNTKVSHWHERQRQKALCHVWQILDDSYLKPLFSDHSRAEVSLMGIVKIHGKEQVVSGQIDRLYITQNSIIFADFKTGVPPENEAAIAPHYLLQMALYRKLLQAIHPNKNIQALLIYSKEVKIFKLPPEKLDALLDEIA, encoded by the coding sequence ATGACTCTTTTTTCTATTCCTGAAGCAGCCCTTGATGCTCAAGCAATGGCAACACACCCAACAACAAACGTGTGGGTTTCTGCAAATGCAGGAGCTGGAAAAACTCATGTTTTAAGTGAACGGGTTATTCGTTTGCTTTTAAATGGGACCCCGCCATCACGTATTTTATGTCTTACTTATACGAAAGCAGCTGCTGCTGTTATGCAATCGCGGATTTTTCGCACACTTTCCAGCTGGAATGAATTTGATGACACACAGCTTCAGAAAATCTTATCGCAGCTTGAAAATAAACCTATCAATGCGCAAAAATTATCCTACGCTCGCCAACTCTTTGCTCGTGCCCTCGAAACACCAGGGGGATTAAAAATTCAAACTATTCATGCATTTTGTGAATCTCTTTTGCATCAATTTATGTTGGAAGCCAATATTGCTGGGCATTTTGAACTTATCGATGATATCAATCGAAAAAAATTATTACAAGAAGCCCGCCGTCAACTTTTAATGCATAACGATATACAACATGCTTTAAAACAACTTCTTAAAGTTATCAATGAAAACACTTTTAATCAATTACTGTATGAAGCAACCCAAAAGCAACACGAACTGTCTGATTTTTTATCTTCTCTTTTGTCTGAAAACGGAGAAGAACAACTGCGTGCGCTATTTAATTTAGCACCTGATGATACAAACCAGCGGCTGCTGGAAAAAATTCAACAGACTGCTCGTCTACCTCTTTATGCCCTTACACATTGTCAAACCTATGGTAAACAAAATCTCAAAGATATTATTGCAAAATTTTCCCAATTAGAAACTGTTTGTGATGAAACAAACATTATCAACATTATTTCAAATATTTATTTTAAAACGACAGGTGAACCTCGCAACTTTTCACGTTTATACCCTAAAAAATCAGATGAAATTTGGCCCTTTATTCAACAAATGATTGAAGACAAACAAAGCAAACTTTCTGTTCTTTTAGAGAAATACAAATGCGTAAAAATTGTTACACTCAACATGGCCGCTTTTCAACTCTGTGCCACATATCTTAAAATCTACGACAATTTAAAAAAGGCTAATGGCTTGTTAGATTTTGATGATCTCATTGAACGCACACTCTGTTTGTTGCAACGCAAAGGTGCAAGCCAATGGGTGCAATATAAACTTGATCATGGACTTGATCATATTTTGCTTGATGAAGCACAAGATACTAATCCTGAACAATGGCAAATTATTCAACTTTTGGCACAAGAATTTTTTACGGGTCATAGTCAACGCACAAATATACGTACTCTTTTTGCTGTTGGAGATGAAAAACAATCTATTTATTCTTTTCAAGGCGCTGCACCAGAAAATTTTTCTGCAAATGGACGAATGATTCAAAAAAAAGCAAAACAAGCGAAACAGAAATTTGAAAAAGTGCAATTAAATTATTCTTTTCGCTCTACAGCTGATGTTCTTAAAAGCATCGATCTTGTCTTTGAAACACCAGAAAATTACAAAGGGCTTTCAGCAGAAAATACAAAAACGGTACACGAAGCTATTCGTATTCACAGCCCGGGTGATGTTATCTTATGGGATGCTATTTCCAAAGAAACAAATGAGTTTCCTGACGATTGGTGTTTAGCTGTTGATCACTTAAATACACCGGAAGTACGTCTTGCGGAAAAAATTGCTGAAACCATCGCAGACTGGTTACAGAAAGGAGAAATGCTTCCAGCAAAAGGACGTTTAATGTGTGCTAGTGATATTATGATATTGGTACGTAAGCGTGATCAATTTGTTTCTGCGCTTTCCCGTGCCCTTAAATTACGAAATATTCCTGTAGCAGGTGCTGATCGCTTACAGCTCACTAACCATATCAGTGTACGGGATTTAATGGCACTTGCCCGTTTTGTCTTACAACCACAAGATGATCTTTCCCTGGCTTGTGTTTTAAAAAGTCCTCTTTTTTCGCTTAGCGAAGAAAAACTTTTTCAGCTTGCAGCACACCGTACAGGTTCCCTTTGGCAAAGCCTTTGTATGCACGTGTCGTCGCATGCATCTTTTAAATATATCTTTGAAAGTCTCAGTAAATATCGCAATTTAGTTGATAAAATGCCTGTTTTTGAATTCTATAGTCATATTCTAAACAATGATAAGGGACGACAAAAAATTCTAGCCCGTTTAGGTTCTGAAGCAAACGATGTACTTGATGCTTTTATGGATTATACGCTCACTATTCAAAAAACTGGTTTACCAGGATTACAAGCTTTTTTGGAAATCTTAAGCGCAAGCAAACCAGAAATTAAACGTGAACTTGACCAAAACCATGAAGAAATTCGTATCATGACTATTCATGCTGCAAAAGGACTTGAAGCTGCTGTCGTTTTCCTAGTTGATCCTGGTAGTGCAATTTGGCATCCTCAACACGCACCACACCTTCTTAAAGTTTCTTTAAACAATAAACAATTGAGTAATCAACAAGGTTTTATCTGGCATCCAAATTCAGAATTTAACACAAAACTTTCTGAAAAAGCGCTTGCATATTTAAAAAAACGTGCTGAAGAAGAGTATAAACGCCTTCTCTATGTAGGAATGACACGTGCTGAAGATCGATTGTTTATTTGTGGATATAGTGGTGAGCGATCCTCTCCTGATACATGGCTACAATTAGTAAAGAAGGCCCTCAAACCGCATGCAGTTCCCATAAAGGGTCCTGCTGAGGATATTGCGGCTTGGCGCTATTGCATTACACCTTCTTCTTCTACCCCAATATACAAAGCAGTATCCTCTGCTGAAGGCCAAACATTTCCACCTTTGCCTGACTTTTTTTCCCATAAACTACCAGCAGAACCAGTCTTACCGAAACCATTAAAACCTTCCGTTGCTAGTCTTTCTATTGAAGCTGAGACTGAGATTTCCTCCAATCAAAAATCTCTTAGTATCTCACCTGTCTTAGGAGAAACAAATACGAATAGAGCTTTTTCCATTGAATATGGTAATATTGTTCACCGATTGCTGCAACATTTACCTAATTGCCCTTCTACACAACGTCGAGATTATGCCCAATACTATCTCAATACAAAAGTCTCTCATTGGCATGAAAGACAAAGACAAAAAGCGCTCTGTCATGTTTGGCAGATTTTGGATGATTCCTACCTCAAGCCCCTCTTTTCTGACCATTCACGTGCCGAAGTTTCCTTAATGGGCATTGTAAAAATTCATGGAAAAGAACAAGTAGTTTCCGGCCAAATTGACCGTTTATATATCACACAAAATAGCATTATCTTTGCTGATTTTAAAACAGGTGTACCACCAGAAAACGAAGCTGCTATTGCCCCACACTATTTGTTGCAAATGGCTCTTTACCGAAAATTGCTACAAGCTATTCATCCCAATAAAAATATCCAAGCCCTTCTTATCTACAGTAAAGAAGTAAAAATTTTTAAACTTCCTCCAGAAAAACTCGATGCACTTCTTGATGAAATTGCTTGA
- the ahcY gene encoding adenosylhomocysteinase — translation MTTPDYVVKDITLAPYGRKELDIAETEMPGLMACRKEFSSHQPLRGARISGSLHMTIQTAVLIETLKVIGADVRWSSSNIFSTQDHAAAAIAATGTPVFAVKGETLEEYWAYIDAIFQWPDGNPSNLILDDGADATNYILIGSCAEVNKDILSNPKTEEEGFFFKQIQKRMDITPGFFTRQRAAIKGVSEETTTGVHRLHQLQKEGLLPFPAINVNDSVTKSKFDNKYGCRESLVDGIRRATDVMIAGKIAVVCGYGDVGKGSAASLSGAGARVKVTEIDPICALQAAMDGYEVVTLDDAASSADIIITTTGNKDIVRLDHMRQVKDMCILGNIGHFDNEIQVSALRNLPWANIKPQVDMITFPDGKRIILLSEGRLLNLGNATGHPSFVMSTSFTNQVLAQIELFTRSEYYKNEVTVLPKHLDEKVARLHLDRLGIKLTVLSEEQAAYIGVTPQGPYKPNHYRY, via the coding sequence ATGACAACACCAGATTACGTTGTCAAAGATATCACACTTGCTCCTTATGGTCGTAAAGAACTTGATATCGCTGAGACAGAAATGCCTGGTTTAATGGCTTGTCGTAAAGAGTTTTCTTCTCATCAACCTTTGCGTGGAGCACGTATTTCTGGTTCATTGCACATGACGATTCAAACAGCTGTTTTGATTGAAACATTGAAAGTAATCGGTGCTGATGTGCGGTGGAGTTCTAGCAATATTTTTTCTACACAAGACCACGCAGCAGCAGCTATTGCAGCTACTGGTACGCCTGTTTTTGCGGTTAAAGGTGAAACGCTTGAAGAATATTGGGCGTATATAGATGCTATTTTCCAATGGCCTGATGGCAATCCTTCAAATCTCATTTTAGATGATGGAGCTGATGCTACAAACTATATTTTGATAGGAAGCTGTGCAGAAGTAAATAAGGATATTCTGTCTAATCCCAAAACAGAAGAAGAAGGATTCTTTTTCAAACAAATCCAAAAGCGTATGGATATTACACCGGGTTTTTTCACCCGCCAGCGGGCAGCAATTAAAGGAGTGAGTGAAGAAACCACAACGGGAGTACACCGCCTTCATCAATTACAAAAAGAAGGGCTTTTGCCTTTTCCTGCTATTAATGTCAATGATAGTGTCACAAAATCAAAATTCGATAATAAATATGGATGTAGAGAATCATTAGTAGATGGTATCCGACGTGCAACAGATGTTATGATAGCCGGTAAAATAGCTGTTGTCTGTGGTTATGGTGATGTAGGTAAAGGTTCAGCAGCCTCTCTTTCAGGTGCTGGAGCTCGCGTTAAAGTGACAGAAATTGATCCAATTTGCGCCCTTCAGGCAGCCATGGATGGCTATGAAGTTGTTACTCTAGATGATGCTGCCTCTAGCGCCGATATTATCATAACAACAACTGGCAATAAAGATATTGTCCGTTTAGACCATATGCGGCAAGTGAAAGATATGTGCATTTTGGGAAATATTGGTCATTTTGATAATGAAATCCAAGTATCAGCTCTTAGAAATCTGCCATGGGCAAATATTAAACCACAAGTCGACATGATTACCTTTCCCGATGGAAAACGCATCATTTTGCTTTCTGAAGGGCGTTTACTTAACCTCGGTAATGCTACAGGACACCCCTCTTTTGTTATGTCGACCTCATTTACAAACCAAGTTTTGGCGCAAATTGAACTCTTTACCCGTTCAGAATATTACAAAAATGAAGTGACTGTTTTGCCCAAACATCTTGATGAAAAAGTTGCGCGCCTTCACCTTGATCGGCTAGGGATAAAATTGACTGTTTTATCAGAAGAACAAGCTGCCTATATTGGAGTTACGCCACAAGGACCCTATAAACCAAATCATTATCGTTACTAA
- the trxA gene encoding thioredoxin yields MTCIKVNKSNFESEVLTSSIPVVVDFWAEWCGPCKMIAPILDEISTEMQSQIKIAKVNIDENPELATQYGVRSIPTLLMFKNGNISSNMVGAASKGRVSEWIKDSLR; encoded by the coding sequence ATGACGTGTATAAAAGTTAATAAAAGTAATTTCGAAAGTGAAGTTCTTACTTCTTCCATCCCTGTTGTGGTTGATTTTTGGGCAGAGTGGTGCGGCCCTTGCAAAATGATTGCTCCGATTTTAGACGAAATTTCAACGGAAATGCAAAGCCAAATCAAAATTGCCAAGGTAAATATTGATGAAAACCCGGAACTGGCTACCCAATATGGAGTGCGCTCGATTCCTACTTTATTGATGTTTAAAAATGGGAACATCTCATCAAATATGGTTGGGGCTGCTTCTAAAGGACGTGTTTCTGAATGGATTAAAGATAGTCTTCGTTAA
- a CDS encoding PAS-domain containing protein codes for MVSFGDYNPKEKIQKMIRICTHIFCFLFLFFPTCVVAQSLETHLPFTFILPDGPWLLLALCGGISCASLLTCIAVTMRAKKVSWRSLQTIQVNLSEKLKYYEWLLKETGQSLLIWENPTASPHVVGNIPALQKAGISQQNFQCFALWLEESSLRELDYALTQLRYESHPFELSITTTNNMLLQVTGVIAGTAAIARFQDISAQQSENARLQKDIARILIELRMQRNLLDSIQEPIWIRDCEGKICFVNRAFREMTGFREDSNEVGDLFNETTQCKTDGTETIFQEHVHTVINGERRRFHLTRITTAEGMAAFAHDDSAYENLANELKCVLQSHCEILDQISTAVAVFDTNQKLKFCNHAFKLLWSLESSFLENEPSHTLLLERLREKGLLAEHPNWRAWKEEFFKAYRQTESNQQIWNLPDGRTVRVISNPHPQGGTTWLYENLTEKIDLERRYNTLIKIQGETLDKLSEGVVVFGTDGRLRLSNPALSKLWSLPYNLLVEGTHITQLQSHCSALTIGKEWDQFTKFITGFAEKRDTYSGRMDLKNGIIIDYTLVPLPDGQTMLTFANVTDTVHVSRALQEKNEALESADRLRNQFIQHVSYELRTPLTNIIGFSDILRDQIFGSINERQQEYLRHIHSESGTLLNIVNDILDLATLDAGIMELDIQPVNITNAMVQAVTRVEERLNGRYITLLQQVSPSLNFISADATRLHQIFVNVLSNAINFATEASTIEFCADKQDDNIVFSVHNEGFDIPEDILNQIFKRFSSHSHHGGRAGAGLGLSLVKSFVELHGGYVEILTGTGQGTTVKCFFPISKEDKFF; via the coding sequence GTGGTTAGCTTTGGTGATTATAACCCCAAAGAAAAAATTCAAAAAATGATCCGAATCTGTACTCATATTTTTTGCTTTCTTTTCCTTTTTTTTCCGACATGCGTTGTTGCTCAGTCATTGGAAACACATTTACCATTTACTTTCATTTTGCCAGATGGTCCATGGCTTCTTTTAGCACTGTGTGGTGGAATTTCTTGTGCCTCACTTCTCACGTGTATAGCAGTTACTATGCGTGCAAAAAAAGTTTCGTGGAGGTCTCTGCAGACAATTCAAGTAAATCTTTCCGAAAAACTTAAATATTATGAATGGCTTCTGAAAGAAACCGGACAATCTCTTCTTATTTGGGAAAACCCAACAGCATCACCTCATGTGGTTGGTAACATTCCCGCTTTACAAAAAGCAGGAATTAGCCAGCAAAATTTTCAATGTTTTGCGCTTTGGCTTGAAGAAAGTTCTTTGCGCGAACTTGACTATGCATTAACGCAATTACGTTACGAATCTCACCCTTTTGAACTTTCTATAACCACGACAAATAATATGCTGTTACAAGTTACAGGGGTTATCGCCGGAACAGCAGCTATTGCCCGTTTTCAAGACATTTCAGCACAGCAAAGTGAAAATGCTCGTTTACAGAAAGATATTGCTCGAATCCTCATCGAGCTAAGAATGCAACGCAATCTTCTTGATAGTATTCAAGAACCGATATGGATCCGAGATTGTGAAGGAAAAATTTGTTTTGTCAATCGCGCCTTTAGAGAAATGACAGGCTTTCGAGAAGATAGCAATGAAGTAGGTGATCTCTTCAATGAAACAACACAATGCAAAACAGATGGAACAGAAACAATTTTTCAAGAGCATGTTCATACAGTCATTAATGGAGAACGGCGCCGTTTTCATCTTACGCGGATTACAACAGCCGAAGGGATGGCTGCTTTTGCGCATGATGACAGCGCATATGAAAATCTTGCTAATGAACTAAAATGCGTTCTTCAAAGTCATTGTGAAATACTTGACCAAATTTCAACAGCTGTCGCTGTTTTTGATACCAACCAAAAATTAAAATTCTGCAACCACGCTTTTAAACTTTTATGGTCGTTGGAGAGTTCTTTTTTAGAAAATGAACCAAGTCATACATTGCTTCTTGAACGCTTGCGTGAAAAAGGGCTCCTAGCAGAACACCCCAATTGGCGCGCATGGAAAGAAGAATTTTTTAAAGCCTATCGGCAAACAGAATCGAATCAACAAATTTGGAATCTTCCAGATGGGCGCACGGTGCGTGTTATCTCCAATCCTCATCCTCAAGGAGGCACCACTTGGCTTTATGAAAATCTTACAGAAAAAATTGATCTTGAACGACGTTACAATACACTCATTAAAATACAAGGCGAAACACTTGACAAACTTTCAGAAGGAGTAGTGGTTTTTGGCACTGATGGACGCCTTCGTTTATCGAATCCAGCTTTATCAAAATTGTGGTCTCTCCCTTACAATCTACTAGTAGAAGGTACTCACATTACACAATTACAAAGCCATTGTTCAGCCCTAACCATAGGAAAAGAATGGGATCAGTTTACAAAATTTATTACAGGTTTTGCTGAAAAACGTGACACATATTCAGGTCGTATGGACTTAAAAAATGGAATAATCATTGATTATACATTGGTACCGCTTCCTGATGGACAAACAATGCTTACTTTCGCTAATGTTACGGATACTGTCCATGTTTCACGTGCTCTTCAAGAAAAAAATGAAGCTTTAGAAAGTGCTGATCGTTTGCGCAATCAATTTATCCAACATGTTTCCTATGAATTACGTACACCTCTTACAAATATTATTGGATTTTCTGATATTTTACGCGATCAAATTTTTGGTTCTATTAATGAACGCCAACAGGAATATCTTCGGCACATTCATTCAGAATCAGGTACTCTTTTGAATATTGTCAACGATATTCTTGATCTTGCAACCCTTGATGCAGGTATCATGGAATTGGACATACAGCCAGTTAATATTACCAATGCTATGGTGCAGGCAGTAACTCGTGTAGAAGAGCGCCTTAATGGACGTTATATTACGCTTTTACAACAAGTTTCCCCTTCCTTAAATTTTATTTCTGCTGATGCAACACGTTTGCATCAAATATTTGTAAATGTCCTTAGTAATGCTATTAATTTTGCAACAGAGGCAAGCACGATTGAATTTTGTGCCGACAAACAAGATGATAATATTGTCTTCAGTGTCCATAATGAAGGATTTGATATTCCTGAAGATATTCTAAATCAAATTTTTAAACGTTTTTCTTCTCATTCACATCATGGTGGGCGTGCAGGAGCAGGACTTGGTTTGTCCCTTGTTAAAAGTTTTGTTGAACTTCACGGTGGATACGTTGAAATCCTCACTGGTACAGGACAAGGAACAACGGTTAAATGTTTTTTTCCAATCTCCAAAGAAGATAAGTTTTTTTAA
- the addB gene encoding double-strand break repair protein AddB, with the protein MSYIPRVFSISPGTSFLPHFVDALLSGELIDNFAPNGDIQTALSDTLIYVPTRRAARALRTAFVERSDTRSTFLPTIRPLGDLDEDSFLFIENHTNTLNPPIGESERLLLLARLIRPWRENLPAHLRDMFGTEDVLIPAHTADAIWLAQDLAHLMDEIETEAADWSKLKEIAPDMIAEWWQITLNFLTIVTQSWPQILQERKRSNPVEWRNQALKIHAETLHRTQSNKPILAAGVAGSIPAVSHLLKVISRLPKGAVVLAGLDLQMDEEQWNALGTTNEKKTNFDFFDHAANAFSHPQYHLKKLLSLMKCHRIHVREIGQQSAIKAKRAALLSEALRPASTTDRWVQIIRDDYETLCADWSFIEAINEREEALAIAVTLRNAIEEPQKNAALITNDRNLARRVATELQRFGIEANDSSGIPLAQTLPLTLLRLLLENVFQPHDPIAFLSLLKHPLTTLGQNRHHLREIIENFELFVLRGNTACINLCECNKFLEKWITAHSHNISEKNVLDQQKCEEARFLCHLLSKAVKPLASLMKQKKESTINEAVVATVEVFENFGRDENNSLTHLYQHEAGQALLTFLRELVSDQSGLKFDLCEWPAMFSALIATRSVTPSPGGHPRLFIWGTLESRLQTIDTVVIGGLNEGSWPVTTRNDAFLSRPMKMMLTLEPPEQRIGLSAHDFQWAMGMNKVVMSRALRINHAPSLPSRWLQRLETVVGKQVWKQIRERGEILLHWAKMLDNTNMIACATRPCPTPSLKMRPRHFSVTEIPTLRYDPYAIYAKKILRLKPLKALTYDPCATERGTLYHTILAAFWTQVKNPNAANALDVLLTLGRQEFDKLNLPIDIDIIWWKNFENFAPFFIQWEQSLGSRERHVEVVSQKIPIGTTGITLSGRADRIDVLPGKMVEILDFKTSTPPSSKQVRDLLFPQLALETALLMKGAFTDFQDFIPSDLFYIPLNGKGEITRQSILLKKGAKEYQSAINLGEKAWKHLIALMDYYKNPQQGYLSHAVPFKKRYEGDYDHLARLWEWSSDIHKADQS; encoded by the coding sequence ATGAGCTATATACCTCGTGTTTTTTCTATTTCTCCAGGAACTTCTTTTTTGCCTCATTTTGTTGATGCATTACTTTCGGGTGAACTTATTGATAACTTTGCGCCAAATGGAGATATTCAGACTGCTCTTTCTGATACCCTCATTTATGTTCCAACACGTCGTGCTGCTCGCGCTTTACGTACTGCTTTTGTCGAAAGAAGCGATACACGATCAACCTTCTTGCCAACAATTCGTCCCTTAGGAGATCTGGATGAAGATAGTTTCCTTTTTATTGAAAACCATACCAACACTCTGAACCCTCCCATTGGAGAAAGTGAACGTCTCTTGCTCTTAGCGCGCCTTATTCGTCCTTGGCGTGAAAATTTGCCTGCTCATCTGCGTGACATGTTTGGCACAGAAGATGTTCTTATTCCTGCTCACACTGCTGATGCGATTTGGCTTGCTCAAGATTTAGCACACTTGATGGACGAAATTGAAACAGAAGCAGCAGATTGGTCAAAGCTTAAAGAAATTGCACCTGATATGATAGCCGAATGGTGGCAAATAACCCTTAATTTTCTGACTATCGTTACACAGAGCTGGCCACAAATCTTACAAGAAAGGAAACGAAGTAATCCAGTTGAATGGCGCAATCAAGCTCTCAAAATACACGCAGAAACTCTTCACCGGACACAATCGAATAAACCCATACTTGCTGCCGGTGTGGCAGGTTCTATCCCCGCAGTTTCCCATCTTTTAAAGGTAATTTCTCGCCTACCAAAAGGAGCTGTTGTTCTTGCAGGTCTTGATCTTCAAATGGATGAAGAACAGTGGAATGCATTAGGTACAACCAACGAAAAAAAAACAAATTTTGATTTTTTTGATCATGCAGCAAACGCTTTCAGTCATCCTCAATATCATTTAAAAAAACTACTCTCTCTCATGAAATGTCATCGCATTCATGTTCGTGAAATTGGACAACAAAGTGCAATAAAAGCAAAACGTGCAGCTCTTTTATCAGAAGCACTTCGGCCAGCTTCTACAACAGACCGATGGGTACAAATTATTCGCGATGATTATGAAACACTTTGTGCAGATTGGTCATTCATTGAAGCTATAAATGAGCGGGAGGAAGCTCTTGCCATTGCTGTCACCTTACGCAATGCCATTGAAGAACCTCAAAAAAACGCAGCTCTTATCACAAATGACCGTAATTTAGCTCGTCGTGTCGCAACTGAATTACAGCGTTTTGGAATTGAAGCAAATGATTCAAGTGGAATACCACTTGCACAAACACTCCCCTTGACCTTGTTACGTCTTCTTTTAGAAAATGTGTTTCAACCTCATGACCCAATTGCTTTTCTTTCCTTGCTCAAACACCCACTCACCACATTAGGGCAAAATCGTCATCACTTACGCGAGATTATAGAAAATTTTGAACTCTTTGTTCTCCGAGGAAATACAGCCTGTATTAATCTTTGCGAATGTAATAAATTTCTCGAAAAATGGATAACAGCACATTCTCACAATATTTCTGAAAAAAACGTCCTTGATCAACAAAAGTGTGAAGAAGCACGTTTCCTTTGTCATCTTTTGAGTAAAGCTGTCAAACCTTTAGCATCTCTTATGAAACAAAAAAAAGAAAGCACTATCAATGAAGCCGTGGTAGCAACAGTTGAAGTTTTTGAAAATTTTGGGCGTGATGAAAATAATTCTCTCACCCATCTTTATCAACATGAAGCAGGACAAGCCCTCTTAACTTTTTTGCGTGAATTAGTGAGTGATCAATCAGGACTAAAATTTGACCTTTGTGAGTGGCCCGCTATGTTTTCGGCCCTGATAGCAACTCGTTCTGTCACGCCGTCCCCGGGCGGGCATCCACGTTTATTCATTTGGGGCACTTTAGAATCACGTTTACAAACAATTGATACCGTAGTTATCGGCGGTCTTAATGAAGGATCATGGCCTGTTACAACCCGCAATGATGCTTTTTTATCACGGCCAATGAAAATGATGTTAACTCTCGAACCACCCGAACAGCGGATTGGTCTTTCCGCACATGATTTTCAGTGGGCTATGGGAATGAATAAAGTGGTAATGAGCCGAGCATTACGAATTAATCACGCCCCTTCACTTCCTTCACGTTGGCTACAACGCCTAGAAACGGTTGTTGGGAAACAAGTTTGGAAGCAAATCCGTGAACGAGGTGAAATATTACTTCATTGGGCGAAAATGCTTGATAATACAAATATGATTGCCTGTGCAACACGTCCTTGCCCTACACCATCCCTTAAAATGCGTCCACGTCACTTTTCGGTTACTGAAATACCAACACTGCGGTACGACCCTTATGCCATTTATGCCAAAAAAATTTTGCGGCTTAAACCACTTAAAGCACTTACTTATGATCCTTGCGCTACTGAACGTGGAACATTATATCACACTATTCTTGCCGCTTTTTGGACACAAGTAAAAAATCCAAATGCCGCAAATGCGTTAGATGTACTCTTAACTCTCGGACGACAAGAATTTGATAAATTAAATTTACCTATCGATATTGATATAATTTGGTGGAAAAATTTTGAAAATTTTGCTCCGTTTTTTATCCAATGGGAACAAAGTTTAGGATCTCGAGAACGACACGTCGAAGTAGTATCTCAAAAAATACCTATAGGCACAACAGGTATAACCCTTTCAGGACGTGCTGATCGGATTGATGTATTGCCAGGTAAAATGGTTGAAATCCTTGATTTTAAAACCAGCACGCCCCCCTCGTCAAAACAAGTTCGTGATTTATTATTTCCACAATTAGCACTGGAAACAGCTTTGCTCATGAAAGGTGCATTTACAGATTTTCAAGATTTTATCCCCTCAGATTTATTTTATATTCCCCTCAACGGAAAAGGAGAAATCACCCGCCAATCAATTCTTTTAAAGAAAGGAGCAAAAGAGTACCAAAGCGCAATTAATCTTGGTGAAAAAGCATGGAAACATCTTATCGCATTAATGGATTATTATAAAAACCCACAACAAGGCTATCTTTCGCACGCAGTCCCTTTTAAAAAACGTTATGAAGGTGACTATGACCATCTGGCACGTTTATGGGAATGGTCAAGCGATATTCATAAAGCAGATCAATCATGA